The genomic region CATCGCGCGCCACCAGTATCTCAACCATTTCATCAGCAATGGGGCGCCCCGTCAGGGTTGGACGCTGATCCTGCTCAGGGTAGGCTTCAAGACGTGCAGCCAGTACATCAGCATCCGCTTTCAGATAAATAACCTGTCCGTGATCGCGCATAAATTGTCGGTTGCCGATGGCGAGCACCATTCCGCCGCCGGTGGCAATCACGGTGGCCGGTGCCGTTACCGCTTGCAGAGAAAGTGATTCTAGCTGCCGAAACCCGTCCCACCCTTCCTGCGCCACAATTTCTGCAACCGTTTTGCCGGTAATTTGCTGAAGATGGCGATCGGTATCGCTAAAGGCATAACCCAGAGCACTCGCTAACGCCCGACCAATAGTGGTTTTACCACAGCCACGCGCGCCAATCAGATACAAAGGTAACGACATAACAGCCCACTTTTCCTCAGCTCTATTGATTGCCCTAGTGGCGGTGTTAGAGCAGATAATGATTGAATTTGCGTCGCATCATAACGATTATTTTTTCGCATCACCACCAGTAACTTTTTCTTTACACCCCGAGCCGATGGAATAATGTTATACCAATGTTTTTCAGCAAGATATTCGATGTAAAACTGCATTTACATTGCCAACTTTATTGCCAATGAATCGGCAACATTTACTTACCCGAACCACGTTTACTTTCCACTTTTTTACCCCAATATAGTGGTAATACCCGATTTGGAGGACGATCACATGCAGAACGAAGAACAACAGTTAATTGAAAATCTGTTCAACCGTTTAAAACAGGCAGAGACCCAGTCTGCCCCCCGCGACGCCACCGCGGAAAAATTGATTCAACAACACATTCAGCAGCAACCGGGTGCTCCTTACTACATGGCACAGGCCATTTTGATTCAGGAAGCCGCCATGAAGCAGCTTAATAACCGGGTAAGCGAGCTTGAAGCAAAACTGGCGCAGTCTCAACAACCACCTCAGCAGAGCAGCGGCGGCTTTTTATCAGGCTTGTTTGGCGGCGGTCAGCGTCAGTCAGCGCCGCAAAGTGTTGCGCCTCAGCAATCCTCTCCTTGGGGTAACAACGCGCCGGTTCAGCAGCAGCCAGGCTGGTCTGCGCCCCCTGCCGCCGCGCCTTCAGCAACGCGAGGGTTTCTTGGCGGGGCTTTGCAAACTGCGGTAGGCGTTGCCGGTGGCGTGGTAATGGCGGATATGCTGACCAGCATGTTCCACCATTCGCAGCCTGAGGAAATCGTCAATATTATCAATGAACCCGCGCTGCCCCAGGAAAGCTTTGATAATAACCTTGATACTTTCAATGACGTTGGCGGTAATCCTTTTTCCAGTCAGGATGCTGGCTTTCAACGGAATGACAGTAACGACTTTGCCGGTTTTGGCAGCGACGACTTCGATAGTGATAATTTCGGTGATGACGACAGCTTCGTTTAAGCCGCAGATAGCCGGGTAGACGTACCCGGCTGCATTCCATGCATTCAGACGTTATTTTTTTCCCTTTTGCGCCTGCAGCCATTTATCAAGTTCATTCGCGAACAGCTGCCGATCACGCTGGCTGAGTGCAGGCGGCCCCCCGGTTTGCACCCCACTGGCCCGCATAGTATCCATAAAATCGCGCAGGGTCAGACGTTCACGAATAGTGGCCTCACTGTAGCGCTCGCCACGCGGGTTGATCGCCACCACGCCTTTTTCCATCACGTCTGCAGCCAGTGGAATATCCGCCGTGATCACCAGGTCGCCCGCTTCAGCACGGCGCACAATTTCATTATCGGCCGCATCAAATCCGGCAGGCACACGCAGCGTGCGCAAAAAACGAGAAGGCGGAACGCTTAGTGGCTGGTTAGCAACCAGAGTGACCATCATTTGTTCACGATCGGCGGCGCGGTAAAGCACCTCTTTGATCACTTTTGGACACGCATCGGCATCCACCCATATTGGCATGACGTTTTCCTGTTCTGATAAAATAATGCCTGAAATGACGCAAGCATCCGGTGCAGCGCCTCGTTGAGCGCTGTGCCTGACATTTATGCCTGATTAGTCACCCGCGCACAGAAAAATGCCAGGACAGGTTAACAGCATTGCATCAGGATTTTTAGCAGCATTCTGAGGTATTGATAATTAATATTGAAATTACACCTGCTGCGATTGCCACAGGGTGAGACTGATAAGATAACTGATAAAAAATCATACAGAGCCACCGCTGGCATCGCAAACCTGACATTCTGTTGTACTGAGCTGTGAGCAGCAGTGTCAGAACGGAGAATCGCCTTATAGCGTACTGTTGTGCCCTCACGTCCACACTGCCGCAGCCTTTTTACGTCACCTGAATAGCTGCTGCCACGCCTGACCTCCCGCAGCCTCACGTTTATCATACCTACAGGCCCGTTATCCTGCCCTACGGCGAGTTTCTTCCCGTACAAAATAAGGTAATAAATGAAGCACGACCAGGCACCGCTATTTGCGGCAGTGGCACTTCAACGTTTTTTGTAAAACATCACATGCCGATTATTGTGCAAAAAATATTCATACAAAAAAATCTATGGTCCCCACCATTTTTGCAACACTGATTTTTGATTAATGCTGGCTTGCCTAAATCTGTCCGGGGTCACTATGGGCATGGAGGCCCGCGCCCCGATGAGTTCCGCACCGGATTAACCTTAAAAACCGCACGACTTCAGAGATCCATTTTTTATGTCAGTTTTTCATCAGGCCGACAGGCCGTTCATGTCATCAATAATCCGTCTTCGCAAAACCAGACTGGGAACTACTTAAATTAACGATTCACCTGCCAGTCAGGCTGGCGTCATCATTACTTTTCGAACACGGTCTGCCGTGTCGTGATTGCCCACGCTATCCGGGCTAATTTGTTGGCCAGTCCACAACACACTACGCAGGGGTGTTTTTTTGCCAGCAGCGCCCTGACCCGGCCAGCTAGCCTGACTGATAAGCTCTTCTCTGAATAAAGACTCTGGCGCACCGTGCAAGTAACCGGCGCAGGTTTTTGTCTCCGCGTTTACTTATCCCTAAAAGCGTATTTTTTCCGCCGTGCTGTACTGCCGTGGCACCAGACCGACTGAGGCAGCAAAATCCCGGCTACAGGCATGTTGTTTACCGTCGCCCGGTTGCGATGGCAGGACGCTGGCGGTTACTGGCACAACACCGGATATTGCCTGAAGACGTTGTCCTGTTTCATCACAACTCAGTTCCTGCTCCAGGGCCGTTTCAGGCCCGGTGATCTGTTCGACAAGGTAAAGATAATGAGCATGTAAGCGCATCAGCAACTGTGCCAGATAGTGTGGAAGTTCATTCTCTGCAAGGACGGTTGAAAGCTGTTTTATCACTGCGGCTCCGATTGGGAATACTGCTGCCAAATTCCAGTAAAAAAGCATGCATCTTATTGGTTGTTTTGACTTTATCTCTGAGAAGCGATTCCCTGACGCGGTGAAGTGCCCGCATGGCCTGCCGGGCTTCAGTTCGTGGTTGCACAAATCGCATTGAGGGACGGGGTTCTGCTTCGCATATGGCTTTCGCATCGACAAAATCGTTCCTGTTGCTCTTAACAAAAGGGCGGACGAACTGCGGAGAAATCAATTTTGCTTCATGGACTAAATCAGCGAGCCGGCGAGCCATAAAATGGGCGCCGGCGCTGGCTTCCATCACAACGGTAGCCGATGTGCAGCCAGCCAGAAACTCAATAAGTTTGGTACGGGCAACCTTTTTACGTAGTAATGCCTTGCCTGATTTATCCTGGCAGTGAATGTGGAAGGAATGCTTGCCGAGAACGGATACCAATACACGTAACGTTTTGCATGATGGCCTTCCCCAGAAAGAAAAACCCCCTGTCAGCGTAGCGCTCACAGGGGGGTGGGGACCATCTCATTAACCGCTATGAAATGCCCAACATTCAACCAGACCAACATTTAAAAAATGATTTTTGCAGCATTTAGTGTTCGACAAGGTTAATAAGCATGCTCTTAGCTACCACTTTTCCGCCGTGCCTGAGCTTCATCGTTTTTCCTGCACGCATTACAGCAGCAGTAAAAGTGCCGGGAGACGGTTAAAAGATGCTGTCTTTATACTAAGCCTTGTTGATGCGCATTTGCAGGGCTTTTATCCTGTTAACATGACTGGACACCTGTCACAGATGCTATGATCGGTATCACTGACTTTAACTGAGGGGTACGTGTTAAAGGCTGACGGTACTCGTCCAGCTGTTGGCACCCTTCTCACATGCAAATACACATTTCAGGCAACAGAGAGCATGATGATGGACAAAAAAATCGGCTTTATTGGCTGTGGCAATATGTCAAAAGCAATCATTGGTGGCCTGGTCTCGGCTGGCGATGTGAAGCCGGCGAATATCTGGGTTTACGACCATAAACCCGCCACCAATCAGACCATGCAACAACAGTATGGCATCACGCCCGCCGCCAGCGCAGAAGAGGTTGCCAAAGCAGTTGATATTTTGTTCGGAGCGGTTAAACCCGGCGTTATGTTGAACGTGCTTAACGAAATTTCCGGCAGCTTAAATAAAGATACGGTCGTGGTTTCTATTGCCGCTGGCATCACGCTGGACGCCCTTGCTGGCGTTCTCGGCCACGACCGGAAACTGGTGCGGGTCATGCCCAATACGCCAGCGCTGGTCAATGAAGGGATGACCTCAATAACACCTAACGTTTTAGTCAGTAAAGAAGAAGCTGACGAAATCGTCGCTATCTTCAATGGATTCGGTAAGGCCGAGCTGGTGCCTGAATACCTGATTCACGCGGTGGTTGGCGTCAGCGGCTCCGCACCTGCCTATGTCTTTATGTTTATTGAAGCAATGGCCGATGCTGCCGTGCTGGGGGGAATGCCCCGCACTCAGGCTTATCAGTTCGCCGCGCAGGCAGTCAAGGGCGCGGCACAGATGGTGCTGGAGACCGGCAAGCACCCCGGTGAACTGAAGGACATGGTCTGCTCCCCTGCAGGCACGACTATCGAAGCGGTGAAAGCACTTGAAGAAAAAGGCTTTCGTTCAGCGGTGATCCATGCAATCCAGCAGTGTATGGATAAATCAGAAAAAATGAGCAAGATTTAATTCTGTTGGGAATCAACTGCAGGAAAAAAGAAAGCGGGCCAGGCTTGCCCGAGACTGATTTATCACGTCCTGAAGCCGTTAACCATGACCTTGCAGCAGCCAGATGAGAGAAAAATCAAGGACAGGGAACGACAAGCAGACACTGAATATGGCAGTTGAGCAGTACGGCAGCCTTTTCCGGCTGTGTTATCGCTGCCGTCGCCATCGCAGAAGTGATGCTGTCGCTAATTTGTTGCAATTGCTCGCTATCCAGTTTGCGTAGCTATGCGGTGACAACAACGCCAGGCGCTTCAACCTGCACCATCAGCTCTTTCGACTCAACTTCTTTTTCAGCCAGTCTGACCAATGACCAACAGTTCTGCAATAAGGTTTTTCATGCGGACATCTCAGGGAGATAAACACTGACGTTAACACTGCATTTGGTAAAAGGAAACAAATCTGTGCCTGATACTTTCGTTAACCGCCTCGCTATTTTCAGAGTGTATTCATCTTTATAAACGGTGAAAATAATCGGCAATAACCATGATGTGCTGCAACAGTCGATTCTCATTGTTGCAGCAATAAGCCAGGGGATTGCCCCCTGGCACAATATGTTTACAAGCCGTGGCCCTAGTTAAAAGCCACTGCCACCAGCGCCCGGAGGGGGAAAATATACATCCACTCAGCGCAACGATACTTACAACTTTAATCCATCGTTTCATCGTCATTTCCTCATGGTAACGTTGACGCTGATA from Erwinia tracheiphila harbors:
- a CDS encoding YaiI/YqxD family protein; this encodes MPIWVDADACPKVIKEVLYRAADREQMMVTLVANQPLSVPPSRFLRTLRVPAGFDAADNEIVRRAEAGDLVITADIPLAADVMEKGVVAINPRGERYSEATIRERLTLRDFMDTMRASGVQTGGPPALSQRDRQLFANELDKWLQAQKGKK
- the aroL gene encoding shikimate kinase AroL, with protein sequence MSLPLYLIGARGCGKTTIGRALASALGYAFSDTDRHLQQITGKTVAEIVAQEGWDGFRQLESLSLQAVTAPATVIATGGGMVLAIGNRQFMRDHGQVIYLKADADVLAARLEAYPEQDQRPTLTGRPIADEMVEILVARDAFYRQTSHYVINAMQTPTGVVNDIITSLSLARAS
- the proC gene encoding pyrroline-5-carboxylate reductase, whose product is MMDKKIGFIGCGNMSKAIIGGLVSAGDVKPANIWVYDHKPATNQTMQQQYGITPAASAEEVAKAVDILFGAVKPGVMLNVLNEISGSLNKDTVVVSIAAGITLDALAGVLGHDRKLVRVMPNTPALVNEGMTSITPNVLVSKEEADEIVAIFNGFGKAELVPEYLIHAVVGVSGSAPAYVFMFIEAMADAAVLGGMPRTQAYQFAAQAVKGAAQMVLETGKHPGELKDMVCSPAGTTIEAVKALEEKGFRSAVIHAIQQCMDKSEKMSKI
- a CDS encoding DUF2076 domain-containing protein; translated protein: MQNEEQQLIENLFNRLKQAETQSAPRDATAEKLIQQHIQQQPGAPYYMAQAILIQEAAMKQLNNRVSELEAKLAQSQQPPQQSSGGFLSGLFGGGQRQSAPQSVAPQQSSPWGNNAPVQQQPGWSAPPAAAPSATRGFLGGALQTAVGVAGGVVMADMLTSMFHHSQPEEIVNIINEPALPQESFDNNLDTFNDVGGNPFSSQDAGFQRNDSNDFAGFGSDDFDSDNFGDDDSFV